From Woronichinia naegeliana WA131, the proteins below share one genomic window:
- a CDS encoding photosystem I assembly protein Ycf4 — protein MSGQTMTQANRVFRQEVLGSRRFSNYFWAAASTLGGVGFFLAGLSSYFKINFLLVSDTTDLQFVPQGFALLFYGIAGSFVASYLWLTMFWNVGGGYNEFNQESGKVTVFRWGFPGKNRRIELTCAIADVQAVRAEIKEGVSPKRALYLRVKQRRDIPLTRVGRPISLSSLENQGAELARFLGVPLEGL, from the coding sequence ATGAGTGGACAGACCATGACTCAGGCTAATCGCGTTTTTCGCCAAGAGGTGCTAGGGTCACGCAGATTTAGTAATTATTTTTGGGCAGCAGCCTCCACCCTTGGTGGTGTGGGCTTTTTTCTGGCTGGCCTTTCCAGTTATTTCAAGATCAATTTCCTTCTGGTTAGTGATACCACTGATTTGCAATTTGTGCCCCAGGGCTTTGCCCTCCTCTTCTATGGCATTGCTGGTTCCTTCGTTGCTTCCTATCTCTGGTTAACCATGTTTTGGAATGTGGGTGGAGGTTATAACGAATTTAATCAAGAATCCGGCAAGGTAACGGTCTTTCGTTGGGGTTTTCCGGGTAAAAATCGTCGTATCGAATTAACCTGCGCGATCGCCGACGTACAAGCAGTACGAGCAGAAATAAAAGAAGGAGTCAGTCCGAAACGAGCCTTGTATCTACGAGTCAAACAACGTCGAGATATTCCCTTAACCCGTGTTGGTCGACCGATATCGCTCTCTAGTTTAGAAAATCAAGGTGCGGAATTAGCCCGTTTTTTAGGTGTTCCCCTAGAAGGTCTTTAA
- a CDS encoding pentapeptide repeat-containing protein, whose product MRANLSGVNLSGADLSRANLSEANLSEADLWTVDLRGADLSDGNLSGADLVGADLRGAKYLTVEQVKSAINWKEAIYDDDFRKKLGLPP is encoded by the coding sequence ATTCGAGCCAACCTTAGTGGAGTCAACCTTAGTGGAGCCGACCTCAGTAGAGCTAACCTCAGTGAAGCCAACCTCAGTGAAGCCGACCTCTGGACAGTCGACCTCAGAGGAGCCGACCTCTCAGATGGCAACCTCAGTGGAGCCGACCTCGTAGGAGCCGATCTCAGAGGAGCTAAATATCTGACCGTAGAACAAGTCAAATCTGCGATTAACTGGAAGGAGGCCATCTATGATGACGATTTTCGTAAAAAATTAGGTTTGCCGCCCTAG
- a CDS encoding DUF4258 domain-containing protein — translation MNFILSHHAEEKIIQRQISLKILQEILNNPEQILEEDGLKVYQGTFVAINNKTYLLRIYINDLVEPQKIVTLYVTSKLRKYRQLLNES, via the coding sequence GTGAACTTTATTTTAAGTCACCATGCCGAGGAAAAAATTATTCAACGCCAAATCTCTTTAAAAATATTACAGGAAATCCTCAATAATCCTGAGCAAATTTTAGAAGAAGATGGACTCAAAGTTTATCAAGGTACGTTTGTTGCTATCAACAATAAAACTTATCTTCTGAGAATTTACATTAATGACTTAGTTGAGCCTCAAAAAATTGTTACACTATATGTAACCAGTAAACTTAGAAAATATAGGCAGCTATTAAATGAAAGCTAA
- the rpmI gene encoding 50S ribosomal protein L35: MPKLKTRKAAAKRFRPTGSGKKIVRRKAFKNHLLEHKSSEQKHRRLSQTALVHEADEANVRLMLPYL, from the coding sequence ATGCCTAAACTGAAGACCCGCAAAGCTGCCGCTAAACGTTTTCGTCCTACTGGCAGTGGGAAAAAAATTGTTCGTCGGAAAGCCTTTAAGAACCATTTACTAGAACATAAGAGTTCTGAACAAAAGCACCGTCGTTTATCCCAGACAGCCCTCGTTCATGAAGCAGATGAAGCAAATGTTCGCCTCATGCTTCCTTATTTGTAA
- a CDS encoding pentapeptide repeat-containing protein, producing the protein MRNRQRSTQQPKPISEALIKAKAYEIWRQRKAKGKDGDSEGDWLAAIASLKSWHSRLGFRLKLLFTHLGKSFIGFLGWWLTLPWRLLRALIHSIVNLWAMFADKDSRGFALDVVKTWISFLGLSATIIAGIGFYLNYKQGQEKLVTERFSTSVTQIGNAKEVVRIGGIYSMERIAKDSPKDHWTIMEVLTAYVRQNSPLPPKGKVASPIPIDIQSALTVIGRRNSKQESLEKSLDLSSSNLSGANLIGADLARADLIGANLIGADLARADLIGANLIGANLSRAYLSEANLSRAYLSKAYLTRV; encoded by the coding sequence ATGAGAAACCGACAACGTTCAACTCAACAGCCTAAACCGATTTCTGAAGCCTTAATTAAGGCCAAAGCCTACGAAATTTGGAGGCAAAGAAAGGCTAAGGGCAAGGATGGGGATAGTGAGGGAGATTGGTTAGCGGCGATCGCTTCTTTAAAGTCTTGGCACTCAAGATTAGGATTTAGGCTTAAACTCCTCTTTACCCATTTAGGAAAATCTTTTATTGGCTTTTTGGGGTGGTGGCTAACTCTTCCCTGGCGTTTGCTGAGGGCATTGATTCATTCTATCGTCAATTTATGGGCGATGTTTGCGGATAAGGATAGTCGCGGCTTCGCCTTAGATGTGGTCAAAACTTGGATTTCTTTTTTAGGGTTATCTGCCACAATTATTGCTGGCATTGGCTTTTATTTGAATTACAAACAAGGGCAGGAAAAGTTAGTTACTGAACGTTTTTCGACATCGGTGACGCAAATTGGTAATGCCAAGGAGGTTGTGCGGATTGGCGGGATTTATTCCATGGAAAGGATTGCTAAGGATTCGCCTAAAGATCATTGGACAATTATGGAGGTTTTAACTGCCTATGTCCGCCAAAATTCCCCTTTACCTCCCAAAGGAAAAGTAGCCTCTCCTATCCCGATTGATATTCAATCGGCTTTGACGGTTATTGGCAGGCGTAATTCTAAGCAAGAATCGCTAGAGAAGAGCCTCGATTTAAGTTCTAGTAATCTCAGTGGAGCCAACCTCATTGGAGCTGACCTCGCACGAGCCGACCTCATTGGAGCCAACCTCATTGGAGCTGACCTCGCACGAGCCGACCTCATTGGAGCCAACCTCATTGGAGCCAACCTTAGTCGAGCCTACCTCAGTGAAGCCAACCTTAGTCGAGCCTACCTCTCAAAAGCCTACCTCACACGGGTGTGA
- a CDS encoding DUF3352 domain-containing protein has protein sequence MKPRLFFLALALTVILSFAVAGVGFYWVLAQSPLALLSGGVQRSPLATVFIPKQAPVMVSLLVNPDRLEAFGELIAQPQNRRRSQRELQELEQSLLAKTGLNYQQAVQPWLGEEVTLAVTSLDYDRDGANGNQAGYLLIVETKDPQLSKEFLQLSYAESAIAGNFDLVFDTYQGVNLTYKRPLTPIANNQLLANAVVGNYVLFANHPKVLREALNTVQAPDLSLNRDTDYQASLKTINDPRIGIVYANFPSLSALLSQLSKPVLTNLTQTLTVGLSLKSQGLLAEAALIGVTGDQPPQLGQPIHLLSQVPANSLLTAASRDLNQFWQQVETGLVTDSPLQGLVEGFVHNLQQPLGLDLAEDIFKWVQGEYSFAFLPNRNHPQPDWVFLAQRLPQVEVDTAIAHLDELAQNQGYTVQTLPVLGQNVTAWTKLKTAAQDQISRLETQVSGVHTTVNDTEIIASSLEAMSQVLLAHQQPLVESDKFQQAISALPLANNGYFYLDWNQSEPVLQQQFPFLPVLELSVKPLFKNLRSLTLTSEGSVNGIRRATAYLNLGVRE, from the coding sequence GTGAAACCTCGTCTATTTTTTCTGGCTTTGGCATTAACCGTGATTCTGTCGTTTGCTGTTGCAGGAGTTGGTTTTTATTGGGTGTTGGCCCAGAGTCCTCTTGCTCTTCTATCGGGAGGTGTACAGCGATCGCCCCTAGCAACGGTTTTTATCCCCAAACAAGCTCCCGTGATGGTGTCTCTCTTGGTCAATCCAGATCGTCTCGAAGCGTTTGGAGAACTGATTGCCCAACCCCAAAATCGCCGCCGGAGTCAGCGCGAATTACAGGAATTAGAACAAAGTTTATTGGCCAAAACGGGTTTAAATTACCAACAAGCTGTGCAGCCCTGGCTAGGGGAAGAAGTGACCTTGGCCGTGACTTCCCTGGATTATGACCGAGATGGAGCCAATGGCAATCAAGCCGGTTATCTCTTGATAGTGGAAACCAAAGATCCTCAACTGAGTAAGGAATTTTTACAGCTATCCTACGCAGAATCAGCGATCGCCGGCAATTTTGATCTGGTATTTGATACCTATCAGGGGGTAAATTTAACCTATAAACGGCCCTTAACCCCCATTGCCAATAATCAGTTGTTAGCGAATGCGGTGGTCGGTAATTATGTTTTATTTGCCAATCACCCCAAAGTTTTACGAGAAGCGTTAAATACGGTACAGGCTCCAGATTTAAGTTTGAATCGGGATACAGACTACCAAGCATCCCTTAAAACCATTAATGATCCCCGCATTGGCATTGTTTACGCCAATTTCCCCTCCCTTTCTGCCTTACTCAGTCAATTATCCAAGCCGGTCTTAACAAACCTAACCCAAACCTTGACTGTTGGCCTTTCTTTAAAATCCCAGGGATTATTGGCTGAAGCGGCTTTGATCGGTGTAACGGGGGATCAACCACCTCAATTGGGACAACCGATTCATCTCTTAAGTCAGGTTCCCGCCAATAGTTTGCTAACCGCCGCCAGTCGAGATTTAAACCAATTTTGGCAACAGGTAGAAACGGGCTTAGTCACGGATAGTCCTCTCCAGGGCTTAGTTGAAGGTTTTGTCCATAATTTACAACAGCCGTTGGGTTTAGACCTGGCCGAGGATATTTTTAAATGGGTACAAGGTGAGTATAGTTTCGCGTTTTTACCCAATCGTAATCATCCCCAACCAGACTGGGTTTTTCTAGCCCAACGTTTACCCCAGGTTGAAGTGGATACCGCGATCGCTCATTTGGATGAATTAGCTCAGAATCAGGGTTACACGGTGCAGACCTTACCTGTTTTAGGGCAAAATGTGACCGCCTGGACAAAGTTAAAAACCGCAGCCCAAGACCAAATTTCCCGTTTAGAAACCCAGGTCAGTGGAGTCCATACAACGGTCAATGATACAGAAATTATTGCCAGTTCTCTAGAAGCCATGTCTCAGGTGTTATTAGCCCATCAACAACCCCTGGTCGAAAGTGATAAATTTCAGCAGGCGATTAGTGCTTTACCTTTGGCTAACAATGGCTATTTCTATCTAGACTGGAATCAAAGTGAACCCGTTTTACAACAACAATTTCCTTTTTTACCGGTCTTAGAACTGTCGGTTAAACCCCTATTTAAAAATCTGCGATCGCTAACTTTAACCAGTGAAGGAAGTGTAAATGGCATCCGTCGGGCAACAGCTTATTTGAACTTAGGAGTCAGAGAATGA
- a CDS encoding DUF2283 domain-containing protein produces MKAKYDAEVDVLTITWHNVPIEESESISPGVILDYDQAGNVIGIEILNASRKIENFSPNLQMAIPSR; encoded by the coding sequence ATGAAAGCTAAATATGATGCTGAAGTTGATGTTTTAACAATTACCTGGCATAACGTACCCATAGAAGAAAGTGAGTCAATCAGCCCAGGGGTTATTCTGGACTATGATCAAGCAGGTAATGTCATCGGGATTGAAATTCTTAATGCTTCTCGAAAAATCGAGAATTTCTCTCCTAACTTACAGATGGCTATTCCTTCTCGATAA
- a CDS encoding SAM-dependent chlorinase/fluorinase: MASNFHASIVSRPLVLLTDFGLQDGYTGIMKGVIAQIAPQARIIDLTHHIPPQNILAGRFCLLNAYRYFPPESVFIGVVDPGVGSHRRGIAVRFAEGFFVGPDNGLVGGILRESPCLEAVSLTNTDYWRVPQPSGTFHGRDIFAAVGAHLSLGLALAQLGDPLDSSELVDLPLSPFQIQPGGLEGSIQYIDHFGNLITNMPGNLLRGKSWTVHLSGQMIISGKTYSSVALGTAIALIGSHNYLEIAVNGGNAQEQFGVNWGDSLTLSFLS; the protein is encoded by the coding sequence GTGGCAAGTAATTTTCACGCTTCGATAGTAAGTCGGCCCTTGGTGCTGCTAACGGATTTCGGCTTACAGGATGGCTACACCGGCATCATGAAAGGGGTTATTGCTCAGATTGCGCCCCAGGCAAGGATAATTGATCTCACTCACCACATACCACCTCAAAATATCCTAGCGGGTCGGTTTTGTCTGCTAAATGCCTATCGCTATTTTCCCCCAGAAAGCGTTTTTATTGGCGTGGTGGATCCGGGTGTGGGTAGTCATCGACGGGGCATTGCTGTGCGCTTTGCGGAAGGCTTTTTTGTTGGGCCAGATAACGGTTTAGTGGGTGGTATTCTCCGGGAATCTCCCTGTTTAGAGGCTGTCTCTTTGACGAATACTGACTATTGGCGAGTTCCCCAACCCAGTGGGACTTTTCATGGACGAGATATTTTTGCGGCGGTGGGAGCGCATCTATCCCTTGGCTTAGCCCTGGCGCAATTAGGAGATCCCCTCGATAGCTCAGAACTGGTTGATCTGCCCCTGTCTCCATTTCAGATCCAGCCTGGTGGTCTAGAAGGTTCTATTCAATATATTGATCATTTTGGCAATTTAATTACCAATATGCCTGGGAACTTGCTCAGGGGGAAAAGTTGGACAGTACATTTATCGGGACAGATGATTATCTCAGGCAAAACCTATAGTTCAGTGGCTCTGGGAACGGCGATCGCCTTGATTGGCAGTCATAATTACCTAGAAATTGCTGTCAATGGAGGTAATGCTCAAGAACAGTTCGGGGTAAATTGGGGAGACAGTCTGACCTTATCTTTTCTTTCCTAA
- a CDS encoding class I SAM-dependent methyltransferase, producing MVSTSAIAPALIEKILAAPQQRLTFADYMDWLLYDPDYGYYATGQVGIGKTGDFFTASSLGSDFGELLAEQFREMWLNLAQPTRFNLVEMGAGTGILAQDILNYCQKNYPNFFESLQFTIIEKSFYLQSLQQKKLENFQDKVNWQEWENIADNSLVGCFFSNELVDAFPVHLVTVSEGKLKEIYVTYEQGSLRETIAELSSLELESYFSLNQLDLTADIYSSGYRTEVNLMAFDWLKTVTQKLRQGYVLTIDYGYSAEKYYHPQRFQGTLQCYYQHRYHSDPYVNLGRQDITAHVNFTALENWGKIFGLDCLGFTQQGLFLMNLGLGDRLTELSSGKFKLPEIFQRREALHQLIDPTGLGKFGVLLQAKGLDSEKARSPSSY from the coding sequence ATGGTTTCAACTTCGGCGATCGCCCCAGCCCTGATTGAGAAAATATTGGCTGCTCCACAGCAACGGCTAACTTTTGCGGATTATATGGATTGGCTCTTGTACGATCCAGACTATGGTTATTATGCGACGGGTCAGGTGGGAATTGGTAAAACGGGAGACTTTTTCACCGCCTCTAGTTTGGGGTCAGATTTTGGTGAATTATTGGCGGAACAATTTCGAGAAATGTGGTTAAACCTAGCTCAGCCAACTCGCTTTAATTTAGTGGAAATGGGGGCTGGCACTGGTATTTTAGCCCAGGATATTTTAAATTATTGCCAGAAAAACTATCCTAATTTTTTTGAGAGTTTACAGTTTACTATTATTGAAAAATCCTTTTATTTACAATCATTACAGCAAAAGAAGCTGGAGAATTTTCAGGATAAAGTAAACTGGCAAGAGTGGGAAAATATAGCTGATAATAGCCTAGTGGGTTGTTTTTTTAGTAATGAATTAGTTGATGCTTTTCCTGTCCATTTAGTGACGGTAAGTGAGGGCAAGTTAAAGGAAATTTACGTTACCTATGAGCAAGGAAGTTTGCGGGAAACCATTGCTGAACTTTCCAGTCTAGAGCTAGAGTCTTATTTTAGTTTAAACCAACTTGATTTAACGGCTGATATTTATTCTTCTGGCTATCGTACCGAGGTGAATTTGATGGCTTTTGATTGGTTAAAAACAGTTACGCAAAAGTTAAGACAGGGCTATGTGTTGACGATTGATTATGGTTATTCTGCCGAAAAATATTACCATCCCCAACGCTTTCAAGGAACATTACAGTGCTATTATCAGCATCGTTATCATTCTGATCCTTATGTTAATTTAGGGAGACAAGATATTACTGCCCATGTTAATTTTACTGCCTTAGAAAATTGGGGTAAAATATTCGGCTTGGATTGTTTAGGTTTTACCCAACAGGGCCTATTTTTAATGAATTTAGGTCTCGGCGATCGCCTGACAGAATTATCTAGTGGCAAGTTTAAGCTTCCAGAAATTTTTCAACGTCGAGAGGCTCTACACCAATTAATTGATCCAACCGGTTTAGGCAAATTTGGGGTTCTCCTTCAGGCCAAGGGCTTAGACTCTGAAAAGGCGCGATCGCCGTCTTCCTATTGA
- a CDS encoding orange carotenoid-binding protein — translation MPFTIDSARSIFPNTLSADSVPATIARFSQLNAEDQLALIWFAYLEMGQTITIAAPGAASMILAEGTLTQIKEMSSQEQTQVMCDLANRADTPICRIYATWTANIKLGFWYRLGEWMEQGIVAPIPEGYQLSANAAAVLQAIRGLESGQQITVLRNAVVDLGFDANKLGTYQTVAEPVVAPTEVSKRQKVSIEGITNATVLNYMDNLNANDFDILIELFTSDGALQPPFQRPIVGKEAILRFFKEECQNLKLIPERGVVEPAADGYTQIKVTGKVQTPWFGAGVGMNMAWRFLLNPEDKIFFVAIDLLASPKELLNLARR, via the coding sequence ATGCCATTTACTATTGATTCAGCCCGTAGCATTTTTCCGAATACACTCTCCGCAGATTCAGTGCCAGCTACGATTGCGCGATTTTCTCAACTTAATGCCGAAGATCAACTGGCCTTAATTTGGTTCGCTTACCTCGAAATGGGACAAACGATCACGATCGCCGCCCCTGGTGCCGCCAGTATGATTTTGGCCGAAGGCACTTTGACCCAAATCAAGGAAATGTCCAGCCAAGAACAAACCCAGGTCATGTGTGACCTCGCTAACCGTGCGGATACCCCCATCTGTCGGATTTATGCCACCTGGACAGCCAATATCAAACTCGGTTTTTGGTATCGTTTAGGGGAATGGATGGAGCAAGGTATTGTGGCTCCCATACCCGAAGGCTATCAACTATCAGCGAATGCGGCAGCAGTATTACAAGCGATCCGAGGCTTAGAATCCGGTCAACAGATTACGGTGTTACGGAATGCCGTTGTCGATTTAGGCTTTGATGCTAATAAACTAGGAACCTATCAAACCGTTGCCGAGCCAGTGGTTGCTCCTACCGAAGTTTCCAAACGTCAAAAAGTCAGTATTGAAGGTATCACCAATGCAACGGTATTGAACTACATGGATAACCTCAATGCTAATGACTTTGATATCTTAATTGAGTTATTCACCTCAGATGGTGCGTTACAACCTCCCTTCCAACGTCCTATTGTGGGCAAAGAGGCCATTCTGCGATTTTTTAAAGAAGAGTGCCAAAATCTCAAACTCATTCCTGAACGGGGTGTCGTTGAACCCGCTGCCGATGGTTATACCCAAATCAAAGTCACAGGGAAAGTACAAACACCTTGGTTTGGTGCTGGTGTAGGTATGAATATGGCTTGGCGATTTCTGCTCAATCCTGAAGATAAAATCTTCTTTGTGGCGATCGATTTGTTGGCCTCTCCTAAAGAATTATTAAACCTGGCCCGTCGTTAA
- the hrcA gene encoding heat-inducible transcriptional repressor HrcA, translating into MLTPPHLSERYQNILRATIQHYIATAEPVGSKTLLEEYKFSISSATIRNALGQLEKAGLLYQPHISAGRIPSDWGYRIYVDQLLIVNEKTKKKVEQNLHYHLKEESRHFETLLQRATQLLANLSGYIALITFPQTSTVQLRHLQLLAIAPEQVMIILVTDGYQTQSILMELPLSLRSPEHLPEQDPEALAQELQILSNFLNHKLKGKTLGELASLNWQEIDQDFVCYTDFLKTLIQQIQPLLQPTQTMPMAIHGVSEVIRQPEFSHLEQVQVLLHLLEQQQDQLFPLVFALPNPHKHKAVTVRIGSENPLESMRPCTLVSALYHQGETPVGSVGIIGPTRMLYEQSIPLVESTADYLSEALG; encoded by the coding sequence ATGTTAACTCCTCCCCATCTCAGCGAGCGATATCAGAATATTCTACGAGCAACCATTCAACACTATATTGCCACGGCCGAACCCGTTGGTTCAAAAACCCTTCTAGAGGAATATAAATTTAGCATTAGTTCTGCTACAATTCGCAATGCTTTGGGTCAATTGGAAAAAGCAGGATTGCTTTATCAACCCCATATTTCTGCCGGACGAATTCCCTCGGATTGGGGCTATCGGATCTATGTGGATCAATTATTGATCGTGAATGAAAAGACTAAGAAGAAAGTAGAACAGAATTTACACTATCATCTCAAGGAAGAATCTCGTCATTTTGAAACCCTCTTACAAAGAGCGACCCAACTCTTAGCCAATTTAAGCGGTTATATTGCCCTCATTACCTTTCCTCAAACCTCCACCGTTCAACTGCGTCACCTCCAACTTTTAGCGATCGCGCCTGAACAGGTGATGATTATTCTGGTGACAGATGGTTATCAAACCCAGTCGATTTTGATGGAATTGCCCCTTTCTTTGCGTTCTCCTGAACATTTACCAGAGCAAGACCCAGAAGCTCTCGCCCAGGAATTACAGATTTTATCGAATTTCTTAAACCATAAACTCAAAGGCAAAACCCTAGGGGAATTAGCCAGTTTAAATTGGCAGGAAATTGATCAAGACTTCGTCTGTTATACTGATTTTCTCAAGACCCTGATCCAGCAAATACAACCGTTGTTGCAACCCACACAGACCATGCCCATGGCCATTCATGGTGTGTCAGAAGTGATCCGTCAACCGGAATTTTCCCATCTTGAACAGGTACAAGTTCTCTTACATCTATTAGAGCAACAACAAGATCAGTTATTTCCCCTGGTCTTCGCGCTCCCTAATCCCCATAAACATAAAGCTGTCACTGTTCGGATTGGTTCTGAAAATCCCTTAGAATCCATGCGCCCCTGTACTCTTGTTTCGGCTCTTTACCATCAAGGAGAGACACCCGTTGGCAGTGTGGGTATTATTGGCCCGACTCGAATGCTTTATGAACAATCGATTCCCTTAGTGGAGTCAACGGCAGATTATCTGTCTGAAGCCTTGGGTTAG
- a CDS encoding peptidylprolyl isomerase, which yields MKNPCWQIFLSGLLMVGIWLTGCSQPQSISSDVQASPINAAPVNSAHADKTLANYKPRLKGKATVEMIVNGKPIYIEVDGDQAPITAGNFIDLVERGVYSGLKFHRVVRDPQPFVVQGGDPLGNGTGGFIDSATKKPRNIPLEIKLTDKDPKQPTAPIYNQSLGQQAGFSNPPVVLHHKRGAVAMARSQMPNSASSQFYFALSDDLGFLDGDYAVFGYVTKGMDVVDQIKQGDKIQSAKVIEGAANLQK from the coding sequence ATGAAAAATCCTTGTTGGCAAATATTCCTGTCCGGGTTGCTGATGGTGGGAATTTGGCTAACGGGTTGTTCTCAACCCCAGTCTATTTCCTCTGACGTACAAGCATCCCCCATTAATGCTGCTCCAGTCAATTCTGCCCACGCGGATAAAACTCTGGCAAATTATAAACCACGCTTAAAAGGTAAAGCCACAGTAGAAATGATCGTCAATGGCAAACCCATCTATATTGAAGTTGACGGCGACCAAGCTCCGATTACAGCCGGCAACTTTATAGATTTAGTCGAACGAGGAGTTTACAGTGGACTCAAGTTCCATCGGGTCGTTCGTGATCCCCAACCCTTTGTCGTTCAAGGGGGCGATCCTTTGGGAAATGGGACAGGCGGTTTTATTGATTCGGCGACAAAGAAACCCCGCAATATTCCCCTCGAAATCAAATTAACAGACAAAGATCCGAAACAACCGACTGCACCAATTTATAACCAATCCCTGGGCCAACAGGCTGGGTTTTCTAATCCTCCCGTTGTTCTTCACCATAAACGAGGCGCTGTAGCCATGGCTCGTTCTCAAATGCCCAATTCCGCCTCTTCCCAATTTTATTTTGCCCTATCCGATGATCTGGGTTTTTTGGATGGGGACTATGCTGTTTTTGGTTATGTCACGAAAGGTATGGATGTGGTCGATCAAATTAAGCAGGGAGATAAAATCCAATCAGCAAAAGTTATTGAGGGAGCGGCTAATTTACAAAAGTAA
- a CDS encoding rhodanese yields MTKPVLEITVQELALRLTKPDATLQLIDVREPHEVAIAHLEGFDILPLSDFTHWSETIKTRYNPDQETLVICHHGMRSERMCQWLRNIGFSNVKNIIGGIDAYSLSVDPSLSRY; encoded by the coding sequence ATGACCAAACCCGTTTTAGAAATCACAGTTCAAGAATTGGCCCTGCGCTTAACCAAACCTGATGCGACATTGCAATTAATCGATGTCCGCGAACCCCACGAAGTTGCGATCGCCCATTTAGAAGGCTTTGATATCCTCCCCCTCAGCGACTTTACCCATTGGTCAGAAACCATTAAAACCCGCTACAATCCCGACCAGGAAACATTGGTAATCTGTCATCATGGAATGCGCTCCGAACGAATGTGCCAGTGGTTACGGAATATTGGCTTTAGCAATGTTAAGAATATTATCGGGGGAATTGATGCCTATTCCCTCAGTGTTGACCCATCTCTGTCTCGCTACTAA
- the rplT gene encoding 50S ribosomal protein L20: MTRVKRGNVARKRRKKILKLAKGFRGSHSKLFRTANQQVMKALRNAYRDRRKRKRDFRRLWITRINAASRAEGMSYSKLTGQLKKANIELNRKMLAQLAILDPQAFSEVAKIAAQA, from the coding sequence ATGACTAGAGTCAAACGGGGTAATGTTGCCCGCAAACGCCGTAAAAAAATTCTCAAATTAGCTAAGGGGTTTAGAGGTTCTCATTCTAAGCTCTTCCGTACTGCTAACCAACAGGTGATGAAGGCTCTTCGCAATGCCTACCGCGATCGCCGCAAACGCAAACGGGATTTTCGTCGCCTGTGGATTACTCGGATCAATGCTGCTTCTAGAGCCGAGGGCATGAGCTACAGCAAACTGACAGGGCAATTGAAAAAAGCCAATATCGAGTTAAACCGTAAGATGTTAGCTCAATTAGCGATTTTAGATCCCCAAGCTTTCAGTGAAGTGGCCAAAATAGCCGCCCAAGCCTAA
- a CDS encoding DUF29 domain-containing protein: MTTTLYETDFNLWIEQTVNQLKNGQIQDLDLENLIEEIQSMGSNDKREIKSRLIVLIMHLLKYKYQPKKKTKSWISTITTQRDELELVLENSPSLKPFLKANISECYQKARKNAARETKLPLTTFPFFIILYFFHLLLILNNFLLYCGD; the protein is encoded by the coding sequence ATGACTACCACTCTGTATGAAACCGACTTTAATCTTTGGATAGAACAAACTGTCAACCAACTCAAAAATGGACAAATTCAAGACCTAGACCTAGAAAACCTAATCGAGGAAATTCAATCAATGGGGAGCAATGACAAGCGGGAAATTAAAAGCCGATTAATTGTTTTAATCATGCACCTATTAAAATATAAATATCAACCCAAAAAGAAAACAAAAAGTTGGATTTCAACGATAACAACCCAAAGAGATGAACTCGAATTAGTTTTAGAAAACAGTCCTAGCTTAAAACCCTTCCTCAAAGCGAATATATCCGAATGCTATCAGAAAGCCCGAAAAAATGCTGCAAGGGAAACAAAATTGCCCTTAACCACCTTTCCTTTCTTCATTATTCTTTACTTTTTTCATTTGCTTCTCATTCTCAATAATTTCCTTCTTTATTGCGGTGACTAA